The following are from one region of the Chionomys nivalis chromosome 16, mChiNiv1.1, whole genome shotgun sequence genome:
- the LOC130888159 gene encoding 39S ribosomal protein L27, mitochondrial-like: MASAVLVLRTRAEALFSPKTAAALAVRYVSKKTGGSSKILGGKSRGKHYGIKKIEGHYVHAGNILGTQRQFRWHPGAHVGLGRNKCLYALEEGIVRYTKDVYVPNPNNSEAVDLVTSLPKGAVLYKTFVHVVPAKPEGTFRLVAML, translated from the coding sequence ATGGCGTCGGCAGTGCTTGTCCTGAGGACGAGGGCAGAAGCCCTTTTCAGCCCCAAGACAGCTGCAGCTCTTGCAGTCAGATATGTGTCCAAGAAGACAGGCGGCAGCTCCAAGATCCTGGGCGGGAAATCACGAGGCAAACACTATGGCATCAAGAAAATAGAAGGTCACTATGTTCATGCTGGGAACATCCTTGGCACTCAGCGGCAGTTTCGATGGCACCCAGGCGCCCATGTGGGACTTGGGAGGAACAAGTGCCTCTATGCCCTGGAGGAGGGGATAGTCCGCTACACCAAAGACGTCTACGTGCCCAATCCCAACAACTCGGAAGCTGTGGATCTGGTCACCAGTCTGCCCAAGGGGGCTGTGCTCTACAAGACTTTTGTCCACGTGGTTCCTGCCAAACCTGAGGGGACCTTCAGACTGGTAGCCATGCTTTGA